The segment GCTGAACGGGGACTTGCCGGCGCTCACACGGCGGAGGACCGCGAGTCCGAAGTCGAGCAGCGGGACGATCAGGATCGCGAACGGCAGCAGGATGGGGATGAACACCGGCAGGAGCGTCGTCTTGTCGGTCGTCGCGGGGTCGATGTTGCCCGTGACGGAGATCGCGCTCGTCGCCATGATCATGCCGGTCAACAGGGCGCCGGCGTCACCCATGAAGAGCTTCGCGGGATGCCAGTTGAGCGGAAGGAAGCCCACGGCGGCACCGATGAGGACGGAGGTGAGGAGCGCCGCGAGGTTGAAGTACTCGTACTCCGAGGCTCCTGCGAGCACGAAGCTGTAGATGAAGAAGACGCCGTTGGCGATGATCGTCACACCCGCGACCAGTCCGTCGAGGCCATCGATGAAGTTGACGGCGTTCATGACGAGGACGATGGCGAGCACCGTGAGGATGAGGGACATGTAGCTGGAACCGACGGTGAGGCCGCCGATCGGCAGCGACACGAGCTGGACCCCCTGCCAGGCGAGGAGCCCGGCCGCGATGATCTGGCCGGCGAGCTTCGTCATCCAGTCGAGATCCCAGAGGTCGTCGATGACTCCGATCACGACGATGATGGCCGCGGCGCCGAGGATGGCGATGATGTGGCCGGGCTCCGCGAAGACGAGGCGGAAGTAGTCGACCTGCGATATCAGCGGGAAGACGAGCCACGCGGCCAGGAGGGCGACCACGATCCCGGCGAACATCGCCACTCCCCCGAGCCGCGGCGTCGGGTTGACGTGGACGTCGCGCTCCCGGATCTTCGGGGCGAGGCGGTACTTCGTTCCGAGCCGCCAGGCCAGGACCGAGAGAGCGAAGCTCACGACGGCCGAGATGGCGGCCGCCAGGAGGTAGTACCTCACCGGGGGGACCTCATACGACGACGTCGTTCCCGGCCACGCGGCGGATCTCGTCGTCGGAGATGACCCCGTGCCGGACGATGCGCAGCACGCCCTCGTCGGCCGCGGTGGCGTCGACGATGGTGGAACCGGAGTTGGCGCCGGGGCGCCGCTCGTAGCCGGTGCCGACCGTGCCGCCGTCGAGGTAGATCTCGACCGAGTCGCCCAGCATCTCGCGGGCCTCGGCGGCGGTCGTGGCGGCCGGGAGACCGGTCTTGTTGGCGCTGGAGACGGCGAGGGGACCCGTCTCCTCCAGCAGCTCGAGCACGAGCTTGTTGCTCGGCATGCGCAGGGCGACGGTGCCTCGCGTCTCTCCCAGATCCCAGACGAGCGAGGGCTGCGCCCGCAGGATGACGGTCAGCCCACCGGGCCAGAACTCGTCGATGAGCGGCTGCACGAGGTCGGGCACGGTCTCGGTCAGCGCCTGGAGCGTCGCGGGCCCCTTCACGAGCACGGGGGGCGGCGACTGGCGCGACCGGCCCTTCGCGTCGAGCAGTCGCTGCACCGCGAGAGCGTCGAACGCATCGGCCGCGATGCCGTAGACGGTGTCGGTGGGGATGACGACGAGCTCGCCGCGGGCGATCGCGCCGCGCGCGAGGCGCATACCGGTGAGGAGTTCTGCGTCGACGGCGCAGTCGTAGAGGGAAGCCATGGCCTCGCAATTGTAGTCCGCCGAGCCGGAACCGCCGCTGAGGGCTCGCCCGGAGCGGTTCTCAGCGGACGGCGGTGGTGGCGCGATCCCGCCGGGTGAGGTCGAGGTGGGTGGCGGCGAGGCGCCAACCGTCGCGGGTGAGCAGGTCTCGGATGGCGGCACCCTGCTCCTCGCCGTGCTCGATCACCAGGGTGCCGCCGGGCTGCAGGAGCCGCAGCGCCCGGGCGGAGAGGGAGCGTACGACGTCGAGGCCATCCGCTCCCCCGAACAGGGCGAGGTCGGGGTCGAACAGCCGCACCTCGGGATCGCGTGGCACCATCCCGACCGGGATGTACGGCGGGTTGGAGACGACGACGGACACGGAGCCGTCGAGTTCCGGCAGGGCGTCGGCCAGGTCGCCGACGACGAGGTCGACGCGCGCACCGGTGGAGGCGATGTTGCGGGCGGTCCAGACGGCCGCCTCCGGCGACAGCTCGACGGCGAAGACGTGCGCGTGCGGGACCTCCGTCGCCAGGGCGAGGGCGAGCGCCCCGCTGCCGGTCCCGAGGTCGACCGCGATCGGCGACTCCTGCGGCGCCGCTCGGAGGGCGTCGATGGCGATCTGCGCGACGCCCTCGGTCTCGGGGCGCGGGACGAAGACACCGGGGCCGACGTGCAGCTCGAGAGAGCGGAACGGGGCGAGACCGGTGATGTGCTGCAGCGGCTCCCGGGTGGCGCGACGGGACACGAGGTCGTCGAATCGCGCGGCGTCCGCGCGGTCGAGGGCCGTGCCGATGACCTCCTTCGTCGCGACCTCGCCCCGGGAGAGTCCGAGGACGTGACCGAGGAGGAGCGCCGCGTCGACGTCCGGCTGCGGGATCCCCGCCTCGGAGAGCACGGATCGCGCCGACCCGAGGGCCGACGCGATCGTCGTCGCGGCAGGAGTCACGGCTCGCTACTCGCCCGTGTCGCCGATGTCTGCGAGGCGTGCCTCTTCGTCGGCCTGGATGCACGACTCGATGACCGGCTCCAGGGCCCCGTCCATCACGGCGTCGAGGTTGTACGCCTTGTAGCCGGTCCGGTGGTCGGCGATGCGGTTCTCCGGGAAGTTGTACGTGCGGATGCGCTCCGAGCGGTCCATCCCGCGGATCTGGCTCTTGCGCGCGTCGGACGCGACCGCCGCCTGCTCCTCCGCCTGGCGGGCGAGGATGCGGGCGCGCAGGACGCGCATGCCGGCCTCGCGGTTCTGGAGCTGGCTCTTCTCGTTCTGCATGGCCACGACGATCCCGGTCGGGAGGTGCGTGATGCGGACCGCGGAGTCGGTCGTGTTGACCGACTGACCGCCGGGACCGGAGGAGCGGTACACGTCGATCTTGAGGTCGTTCTGATTGATCTCGACCTCCTCGGGCTCGTCCACCTCGGGGAAGACGAGAACGCCCGTCGTCGACGTGTGGATGCGGCCCTGCGACTCGGTCGCCGGGACCCGCTGCACGCGGTGGACGCCACCCTCGTACTTGAGGTGCGCCCAGACGCCCTGCGCGGGATCCGAGGTGTTCGACTTGATCGCCACCTGGACGTTCTTGTAGCCGCCCAGGTCGGATTCGTCGCGCTCGAGCAGCTCCGTCTTCCAGCCCTTGGACTCGGCGTAGTGCGAGTACATGCGCAGGAGGTCGGCCGCGAATAGCGCGCTCTCGGCACCGCCCTCGCCGCCCTTGATCTCCATGATCACGTCGCGGCCGTCGTCGGGGTCGCGCGGGATGAGGAGGCGACGCAGCTTCTCCTGCGCGGTGTCGAGGATCTCCTCGAGCGCCGGGACCTCCTCGGCGAAGGCCTCGTCCTCGCGGGCGAGCTCGCGCGCCGCCTCAAGGTCTTCGTCGGCCTGCTTCCAGGCGGCGTGGGCGGCGACGATCCGGCTCAGCTCGGCGTAGCGCCGGTTGATCTTCTTCGCCCGGGCCGCGTCCGCGTGGACGGCAGGATCAGCGAGCTGATTCTGCAGATCCTCATGCTCGGCCAGCAGCACCGCCACCGACTCGAACACGCTCAGTCCTCCTTGTGGCCGTTGGCCGCAGGCACCGACTTCTGGACCTGCACGAGGAACTCCACGTTCGACTGCGTCTCCTTGAGGTTCCGCAGCACGATCTCGAGAGCCTGCTGCTGGTCGAGCCCGGCGAGGGCTCGGCGCAGGCGCCACGTGATCTTGACCTCGTCGGGGCTGAGCAGCATCTCCTCGCGGCGCGTGCCGGAGGCGTTGACGTCGACGGCGGGGAAGATGCGCTTGTCGGCCAGGTGGCGCGAGAGACGGAGTTCCATGTTGCCGGTGCCCTTGAACTCCTCGAAGATCACCTCGTCCATCTTCGAACCGGTCTCGACGAGAGCCGTGGCGAGGATGGTGAGCGAGCCGCCGTTCTCGATGTTGCGGGCGGCTCCGAAGAAGCGCTTCGGCGGGTAGAGCGCCGACGAGTCGACACCGCCCGAGAGGATGCGGCCGGAGGCAGGAGTGGCGAGGTTGTAGGCGCGTCCGAGGCGGGTGATCGAGTCGAGGAGCACGACGACGTCGTGACCGAGCTCCACGAGTCGCTTGGCGCGCTCGATGGCGAGCTCCGCGACGGTGGTGTGGTCCTCCGCGGGACGGTCGAACGTCGAGGCGATGACCTCGCCCTTGACCGTCCGCTGCATGTCGGTGACCTCTTCGGGCCGCTCGTCGACGAGGACGACCATGAGGTGGACCTCGGGGTTGTTCTTCGCGATGGAGTTGGCGATCGCCTGGAGCACGAGCGTCTTGCCGGCCTTCGGCGGGGAGACGATGAGGCCGCGCTGACCCTTGCCGATGGGCGACACGAGGTCGATGATGCGCGTCGAGAGCTTGCCGGGCTCGGTCTCGAGGCGGAGTCGCTCCTGCGGGTAGAGCGGCGTCAGCTTCGAGAACTCGACGCGCTTCGACGCCTCATCGACCGTCTGGCCGTTGACCGAGTCGATCCGCACGATGGCGTTGTACTTCTGGCGGCCCTGCTGGCTCTCGCCCTCGCGGGGCTGGCGGATGGCGCCGACGACGGCGTCGCCCTTGCGGAGGTGGTACTTCTTCACCTGACCGAGCGAGACGTACACGTCGCTCGCACCCGGCAGGTAGCCGGTGGTGCGGACGAACGCGTAGTTGTCGAGCACGTCGAGGATGCCCGCGACCGGGATGAGGACGTCGTCCTCGGTGATCTCGGGCTCGTCGATGTCGCTCTGGCTCGAGCGTCCGCGCTTGCGATCGCGCTGGCGATTGCGACCGCGGCCGCCCTCGCTGTCGTCGCGCTGCTGCTGGGCCTGGCTCTGGTTGTTCTGGCCACCCTGCTGGCGACGGTCGTCGTCGATCTCGGGAGCGCTCTGCGGCGCCTGGCCGGAGCCCGCCTGCTGGGGGCTCTGCGGGGCCTGCTGCGCGGCGTTCTGGCCGTTCTGCTGGCCGTTGTTCTGCTGGCCGCCGCTGTTCTGGCCGCCGTTGTTCTGGCCGCCGTTGTTCTGGCCGCCGTTGTTCTGGCCGTTCTGCTGGCCACCGTTCTGGCCGCCGCGGTTGCGGTTGCGGTTGCGCCGCCCGCCACCGGAGGACTGCTCGCCCTGGCCCTGCTGACCGTTCTGGGGCTGCTGGGCGTTCTGGCTCTGCTGGCCGTTCTGCGGCGTGCCCTGGTCGGCCTGGTCGCCGGCGCCGGCGGCCTCGTCGACGCGGTCGGCGGCGGCCTCGGCGGCCGCCTCCGCTTCGCGCTGCTCCCGCAGGCGGGCCTGCTCGGCGCGCGTGCGGTCGGCGCGGGACTGGCGCGGCGGGAGGTCGAGCGTGATGTCGGGGGTGGTCTCGGCGGGCTTCTCCGAGATCGCCTGCGGCGAGCCGCCGGCATCGGTCGCGCGACGCGAGCCGCGACGGCGACGCGACGAGCCTTCGCTCGGAGCGGCCTCGGTGGCCTCGGTCGAGTCGGCGGCGGCCGGCTCGGCTGCCGGGGTGTCCGTGGACACGGGGACCGCCGAGGGGACCTCGGTCGGGAGCTCGAGGAGCGGGGAGACGCCCGACTCGGCCTGGTTGGCGTGGCCGGCGGCGGCGCGCGGCTCGGGTGCCCCGGCGGCGGCGGTCGCGCGACGAGGGGCTCGCTTCGCCCGAGCGGGCGCTGCGGCGGGAGCCTCGGTCGCGGCTTCGGCGGGGGCGCTGGCGTCGGCGGGAGACTCCTGCGCGACCGCGTAGTCCGAGGCGGGAGCCTCGTCGACGGTGGACTCGGCGGCGGGCTCGGCGTCGACCGGCGCATCGACGCCTCCGCGACCCTGCGCGGCGGCGATGGCGGTGACGAGGTCGCCCTTACGGAGCTTGGAGATACCGCTGATGCCCAGCGTCGAGGCGAGGGCCTGGAGCGCGGGGAGTCGGAGCGCCGTGAGGTCTGCGGTGGAATCGGTGCTCGAGGCAGGGGTTCCGGGGGTGATGTCGGTCAAGGGTGTGGTTTCCTTTCGCTCCCCCGCGAAGAAGGCGGGGCTGAGCAGGTCGTGCCTCTGGCAACGACCGGGCGCGTTCCCGGCTGGCAGGAAGTGCCGCATTCGAAGGAGCTGTACGGATGCACAACCGGTCAAGAATGAGACGAGCGCATGGGTGAATACAGAAGGTGAACTAGCAACCCGGGCTTCACGAGGGTGGAACGGACGTGGTTTCTACCGGGTGCGGCACCACTGTAGCACCCTTGAGATCGACGGCCAGCATCAGCGCGCGCCATGTCGAGACGGAGTGCTCGTCGACCAGGGAGGCCGCGAAGAGGCGCTGGGCGGGGTCGCTGCCGAGGACGAGCAGCGACGGGCCGGCACCCGAGACGACGGCCGCGAGCCCCGCGTCGCGGAGCATCCGGATGAGGACGTCGGTCTCGGGCATGGCGCTCGCGCGATAGCTCTGGTGGAGGCGGTCCTCCGTCGCGGCGAGGAGCAGCTCGGGGCTCTGGATGAGCGCCGCCACGAGGAGCGCCGAGCGCGAGACGTTGAACGTGGCGTCCTCGTGGGGCACCGAGGCGGGCTGCAGGCTCCGCGCCAGCTTCGTCGAGAGCGTCGACTCCGGCACGAAGACGACGGGCGAGACGCCGCGGTGCACCAGCAGCCGCTTGTGCGAGGGGCCCTCCGACGTCGTCCAGGCGATGGTGAGACCTCCGAAGAGAGCCGGAGCCACGTTGTCGGGGTGTCCTTCGAGCTCCGTGGCGAGCCGGAGCAGCGTGGACGCGTCGACCTCGACGATGCCCTCCAGCAGACCCTTCGCGGCCATGATGCCGGAGACGATCGCCGCGGCGGACGAACCGAGGCCCCGGCCGTGCGGAATGGCGTTCGTCGCGCGCAGCTCCAACCCGGGCACCTCCTGCCCCAGGGCCTCGAACGCGTAGACGATGGCCTGGACGACGAGGTTCGAGGAGTCGGTGGGGACCTCGCCGGCGCCGACGCCGGTGACGTGCACCGCGACTCCTGCGCCCGGGGTCGCCGTCACGACGAGCTCGTCGTAGAGCGAGAGCGCGATGCCGAGCGTGTCGAAGCCAGGGCCGAGGTTCGCCGAGGTCGCGGGGACCTTGACGAGCACGCGCCGCCCGACGACGGTCGGCGGGGCCGCCGCGTGCCCCGCAGGGCCCGTGGTCATCGGGTGGCTCGCACCAGTCCGAGAACGCCGGCGACCTCGTCGGTGTCGACGGCGACGACGGTCGGCGTGACCTCGCTGCCGTCGGCTCGCTTGAGAGCCCACTGGGGATCCTTCAGGCCGTGGCCCGTCACCGTGAGGACGACGGTGGCGCCCTTCGGGATCTGGCCGGCGTCGGCGCGCTCGAGAAGACCGGCGACGCTGATCGCGGAGGCCGGCTCGACGAAGATGCCCACCTCCTGCGAGAGGATTCGCTGCGCGTCGAGGATCGCCGCGTCTTCGATGGCGCCGAAGTAGCCGTCGGTGAGCTCGCGGGCCTCGAGGGCGAACTGCCACGAGGCCGGGTTGCCGATCCGGATGGCGCTGGCGATGGTCTCCGGGTGCTTGACGACGGAGCCGCCGACGATGGGGGCGCTGCCCGCGGCCTGGAAGCCGAACATGCGCGGCAACTTCGTGGTGCGGTTCGCCTCGAGGTCTTCGCGGTAGCCGCGCGTGTAGGCGGTGTAGTTGCCCGCGTTGCCGACCGGGAGGAAGTGGAAGTCGGGAGCGTCTCCGAGCACGTCGACGACCTCGAAGGCGCCCGTCTTCTGGCCCTCGATGCGGTCGTTGTTGACGGAGTTGACGAGGTGCACCGGGTAGTTCCTGGCGAGGTCGCGCGCGATGTCGAGACAGTCGTCGAAGTTGCCCTGGATCTGCAGGAGCTGCCCGTTGTGCGCGACGGCCTGGCTCAGCTTCCCCATGGCGATCTTGCCCTCGGGGACGAGCACGGCCGCCGTGATGCCGGCGTGCGCCGCGTACGCGGCCGCCGAGGCCGAGGTGTTGCCGGTCGACGCGCAGATGACGGCCTTCGCGCCGTGTTCGACGGCCTTGGAGATGGCCATGGTCATGCCGCGGTCCTTGAACGACCCGGTCGGGTTCATCCCCTCGTACTTGACGAAGACGCGCGCGCCGGTTCGGTCGCTGAGAGCCTGCGCCGGGATGAGCGGCGTGCCTCCCTCGCCGAGCGTGATGATCGGGGTGGCCTCCGTCACGTCGAGACGGTCGGCGTATTCGCGCAGGACACCCTGCCACTGGTGGGCCATCAGGCTCCTTCGACTCTGAGCACGCTCGTGACGGAAAACACGACGGCTGTGGTGGTGAGGTCGGCGACTGTCGCCGCGAGAGCGGACTCGCGGGCGCGGTGCGTTCCGATGATCAGCGTAGCGGTGGCCTGGCCCCCGGCCTCGCGTGTGACGCCCGCGGTCTGCTCGACCGTCTCGACGCTCACGTCGTGCTGAGCGAGCAGGCCGGCCACGGTCGCGAGCACGCCGGGCTGGTCGGCGACGTCGAGGGTGATCTGGTAGCGCGTGGACACCTCGGCCATCGGCAGGACGCGGAGGTTGGCGCGGTTCGACTCGGCGAGGCCGGGGCCGCCGATCACGTGCCGCCGCGCGGCCGAGACGAGGTCGCCCAGGACGGCCGACGCGGTCTCCACTCCCCCGGCTCCGGCGCCGTAGAACATGAGGTCGCCGGCGGCCTCCGCCTCGACGAACACGGCGTTCTTGGCGCCGTGCACCGCCGCGAGCGGGTGGCCGAGGGGCACGAGCGCAGGATGCACGCGGGCGGCGACCCCGTCGACGCCCTCGTCGTCCACGAGCCGCTCGCAGATCGCCAGGAGCTTCACGACGTAACCGGCCTTGCGCGCCGCGACGACCTGCTCCTGCGTGACGCCCGTGATGCCCTCGCGGTGGACGGCGACGAGCGGCACGGTCGTGTGGAACGCCAGGCTGGCCAGGATCGTCGCCTTCTGCGCCGCGTCGTACCCTTCGATGTCGGCGGTCGGATCGGCCTCGGCGTACCCGAGGGCGGTCGCCCGCTCGAGCGCCGCCTCCAGCGACTCGCCGAGGGTGTCCATCCGGTCGAGGATGAAGTTGGTGGTGCCGTTGACGATGCCCATGATCCGCTGGATCCGGTCTCCCGCGAGGCTCTCGCGGAGCGGCCGGATGATCGGGATGGCGCCCGCGACGGCGGCCTCGTAGTAGAGCTGGGCGCCGACCTGCTCCGCCGCGTCGAACAGCTCCGGCCCGTGACTGGCGAGGAGCGCCTTGTTGCCGGTCACGACGTCGGCGCCCGAGGCGAGGGCCTGGAGCACGAGGCTCCTGGCGGGCTCGATGCCCCCGATCAGCTCGACGACGATGTCGGCGCCGAGGATGAGCGACTCGGCGTCGGTCGTGAAGAGCTCACGAGGCAGGTCGACGTCGCGGCGGGCGTCGAGATCGCGCACGGCGATGCCGGTGAGCTCGAGACCCGCACCGGCGCGCCCGGCGAGTTCGCCGCCGTGCTCGAGGAGGAGGCGCGCCACCTGGCTGCCCACGGATCCGGCGCCGAGGAGGGCCACCCGGACGTTGCGATATTCGATCATGAGGTGCTTTCTGCCCGGGTGATCCCGGCGTCGCGGGCGAGGAGGTCGTCTTCGGTCTCGCCGTGCACGATCACTCGCGCTTCTCCGTCGAGGACGGCGATCACGGGGGGACGACCGACGTGGTTGTAGTTGCTGGCGAGGCTCCAGCAGTAGGCGCCGGTGACCGGGACCGCGACGAGGTCGTCGGGCGCCACGTCGCCGGGGAGGTAGTCGGCGAGGACGACGAGGTCGCCGGACTCGCAGTGCTTTCCCGCGATGCGGACGAGCGCCGGGTCGGCGCCCGAGCGGCGGCCGGCGAGCCGCACCGTGTAGTCGGCGCGGTAGAGCGCGGGGCGGGCGTTATCGCTCATTCCGCCGTCGACGCTGACGTAGCGTCGGACCGCGGTCTCCCCCGACTCCGCCGTGACCTGGACGTCTTTGATCGTGCCGACCGTGTAGAGGGTCGTGCCGGCGGGCCCGGCGATCGAGCGGCCCGGCTCGACGGCGACGGTCGGGACGGCGATGCCGAGCCGCGCGCACTCGGAGGCGACGACCTCCGCTATGCCGTCCGCGAGGTCGCCGATGTCGGCCGCGTCGTCGACGCTCGTGTAGGCGACGCCGAAGCCGCCGCCGAGGTTCAGCTCGGGGACCTCGCCGCCGTCGAGGAGGTCGGCGTGGACCTCGAGCAGGCGCCTGGCGGCCTCCGCGAAGCCGTCCGTGCCGAAGATCTGCGACCCGATGTGCGAGTGCAACCCCAGGAAACGGAGACCCGGGTGCGACCGGATGGCCCCGACGGCGTCGGCCGTGTCGCTGAGCGCGATGCCGAACTTCTGGTCTTCGCGGGCCGTGGCGAGGTACTCGTGGGTCGAGGCGTGGACGCCGCTGTTGACGCGGAGGCGCACCGGCTGGACGACGCCGTGACGAGCCGCGGCTCCGGCGATCCGCTCGATCTCGACGAGGCTGTCGATGACGATCGCACCGACGCCGATCCCGACCGCCCGGTCGATCTCGGCTCGCGACTTGTTGTTGCCGTGGAACCCGATGCGCGCGGGAGTCACGCCCGCGGCCAGGGCGACCGCCAGCTCTCCACCGGTGCACACGTCGACGCGGAGCCCGGCGGCGGTCACCCAGCGGGCGATCTCGGCCGAGAGGAACGCCTTCCCGGCGTAGTAGACGATCGCCCGGGAGCCGATGCCCGCGAGGGCGCGGTCGAACGCGGCCCGGGTCTCCTCGGCACGCGAGCGGAAGTCGGCCTCGTCGACGACGTAGAGCGGTGTGCCGAATCGAGCGGCGAGGTCGGCGGACGAGACCCCGCCGACGGAGATCACGCCGGCCTCGTCGCGCCGGGCCGAGCGCGACCAGACACGCGGGTCGAGCGCGTCGGCGTCGTCGGGGACCCGCAGCCAGGCGGGCGCGAGCGGGTTGGCTGTCACGGGCACCTCGGGAGTCGGATCGGGAGACGGACCGAGCTTATCGGGAGGGCGGCCGGGGTTCGGCCGTGTCTCACGAGCACGAGCCCGTCTCGGTCAGCCCCGCGGAGGTCAGCGGCAGGCCGGGGCTCCGCAGATCGAGGGCCAGCGACCCGTCGGCGACCGTCACGCGGCTCACCGTCGCCCCCTGAGGGAGGTAGTCGGCGGCGCAGACGTCGAAGGACAGCGTCTTGAGGTAGGTGAGGAGCGCAGCACCGGAGATGGCCGAGTTCGAGGACGAGATCGCTGCGTCGGTGGGCGTGATCCGGATGGTCTTCCCGTCGGCTGCGAGCGATGGCTTCGCCGTGACGGCCGCGGTGAGATCGAGCCCGAGGACCTTGACGGTCTTGTCGAAGACGACGTCGCCGGGTTTCAGGGTGACGCGGCCCCCGATGTCGGTGACGGCCTTCGTGGTGTTCAGGGCCTCCTGCGAGACGGTCAGGGTGGCGTCGACCGGACCCGTCGTCGCGCCGCTCTGGAGCGGCACCTGCGTCAGGTCGGCCGTGAAGGCGAGGGGGACGCCGGAGACGACGAGGTCTTCCGAGGAGAGATGGACGTCGTCGAGCGACCCTCCGAGCGCCTGCAGGATCACGGAGAAGCCGCGGATGTCGACGCCGACCCGACCTGTCGTGCCGCTCGGCAGCGACGACTCGATCTCCTTCTCGGCGCGCCCCTCCGCGTAGGACCGGGCGGCGAACTCGGCGGCCACGGCGAGCACCACCAGGACGATCAGCAGGACCGCGATCACGATGAGGGCCGTGCGGCCGCCCCGGCGACGCTTCGGGCCGTCGACGAGAGCCACTCGGCTACATCCTCTCCGGAGCGGACACGCCGAGGAGGGTGAGCCCGTTGCGGATCACCTGCCCGGCCGCGTCGTTCAGCCAGAGGCGCGTGCGGTGGAGGTCGGTGATCTCCTCGTCGCCGAGCGGCGTGACGCGGCAGGCGTCGTACCAGCGGTGGTAGGTGCCGGCGACCTCTTCGACGTAGCGCGCGACTCGGTGGGGCTCGCGGAGCTCCGCCGCCTGCTGCACGACGCGCGGCAGCTCGGACAGGGCCCCGAGGAGGGCGGCCTCGGTCGGGTGCGTGAGGAGCGAGGCGTCGAAGGCGCTTCGCTCGACTCCGGCCGCCTGGGCGTTGCGAGCGACCGCGCAGGTGCGGGCGTGCGCGTACTGGACGTAGAAGACGGGGTTGTCGTTGCTCCGGCGGGTCAGCACGTCGAGGTCGATGTCGATCGACGAGTCGATGGGCGA is part of the Frondihabitans sp. 762G35 genome and harbors:
- a CDS encoding MraY family glycosyltransferase, which produces MRYYLLAAAISAVVSFALSVLAWRLGTKYRLAPKIRERDVHVNPTPRLGGVAMFAGIVVALLAAWLVFPLISQVDYFRLVFAEPGHIIAILGAAAIIVVIGVIDDLWDLDWMTKLAGQIIAAGLLAWQGVQLVSLPIGGLTVGSSYMSLILTVLAIVLVMNAVNFIDGLDGLVAGVTIIANGVFFIYSFVLAGASEYEYFNLAALLTSVLIGAAVGFLPLNWHPAKLFMGDAGALLTGMIMATSAISVTGNIDPATTDKTTLLPVFIPILLPFAILIVPLLDFGLAVLRRVSAGKSPFSADRKHLHHRLLDMGHSHFHAVLIFYGWTAVVSVGCLLFVFVPAHLVIVFLIVGLVICTGLTLAPLSRRKRVEIAVQSAPPESASGADVTRFDPLDEEGRRVAVSPKPTLDDERVAITALHSGSAEQAGRPAAGADRSGPQEPAPTAPTGERTTLTDTERSA
- the prmC gene encoding peptide chain release factor N(5)-glutamine methyltransferase, whose product is MTPAATTIASALGSARSVLSEAGIPQPDVDAALLLGHVLGLSRGEVATKEVIGTALDRADAARFDDLVSRRATREPLQHITGLAPFRSLELHVGPGVFVPRPETEGVAQIAIDALRAAPQESPIAVDLGTGSGALALALATEVPHAHVFAVELSPEAAVWTARNIASTGARVDLVVGDLADALPELDGSVSVVVSNPPYIPVGMVPRDPEVRLFDPDLALFGGADGLDVVRSLSARALRLLQPGGTLVIEHGEEQGAAIRDLLTRDGWRLAATHLDLTRRDRATTAVR
- the prfA gene encoding peptide chain release factor 1, with translation MFESVAVLLAEHEDLQNQLADPAVHADAARAKKINRRYAELSRIVAAHAAWKQADEDLEAARELAREDEAFAEEVPALEEILDTAQEKLRRLLIPRDPDDGRDVIMEIKGGEGGAESALFAADLLRMYSHYAESKGWKTELLERDESDLGGYKNVQVAIKSNTSDPAQGVWAHLKYEGGVHRVQRVPATESQGRIHTSTTGVLVFPEVDEPEEVEINQNDLKIDVYRSSGPGGQSVNTTDSAVRITHLPTGIVVAMQNEKSQLQNREAGMRVLRARILARQAEEQAAVASDARKSQIRGMDRSERIRTYNFPENRIADHRTGYKAYNLDAVMDGALEPVIESCIQADEEARLADIGDTGE
- the rho gene encoding transcription termination factor Rho; amino-acid sequence: MTDITPGTPASSTDSTADLTALRLPALQALASTLGISGISKLRKGDLVTAIAAAQGRGGVDAPVDAEPAAESTVDEAPASDYAVAQESPADASAPAEAATEAPAAAPARAKRAPRRATAAAGAPEPRAAAGHANQAESGVSPLLELPTEVPSAVPVSTDTPAAEPAAADSTEATEAAPSEGSSRRRRGSRRATDAGGSPQAISEKPAETTPDITLDLPPRQSRADRTRAEQARLREQREAEAAAEAAADRVDEAAGAGDQADQGTPQNGQQSQNAQQPQNGQQGQGEQSSGGGRRNRNRNRGGQNGGQQNGQNNGGQNNGGQNNGGQNSGGQQNNGQQNGQNAAQQAPQSPQQAGSGQAPQSAPEIDDDRRQQGGQNNQSQAQQQRDDSEGGRGRNRQRDRKRGRSSQSDIDEPEITEDDVLIPVAGILDVLDNYAFVRTTGYLPGASDVYVSLGQVKKYHLRKGDAVVGAIRQPREGESQQGRQKYNAIVRIDSVNGQTVDEASKRVEFSKLTPLYPQERLRLETEPGKLSTRIIDLVSPIGKGQRGLIVSPPKAGKTLVLQAIANSIAKNNPEVHLMVVLVDERPEEVTDMQRTVKGEVIASTFDRPAEDHTTVAELAIERAKRLVELGHDVVVLLDSITRLGRAYNLATPASGRILSGGVDSSALYPPKRFFGAARNIENGGSLTILATALVETGSKMDEVIFEEFKGTGNMELRLSRHLADKRIFPAVDVNASGTRREEMLLSPDEVKITWRLRRALAGLDQQQALEIVLRNLKETQSNVEFLVQVQKSVPAANGHKED
- the thrB gene encoding homoserine kinase — translated: MTTGPAGHAAAPPTVVGRRVLVKVPATSANLGPGFDTLGIALSLYDELVVTATPGAGVAVHVTGVGAGEVPTDSSNLVVQAIVYAFEALGQEVPGLELRATNAIPHGRGLGSSAAAIVSGIMAAKGLLEGIVEVDASTLLRLATELEGHPDNVAPALFGGLTIAWTTSEGPSHKRLLVHRGVSPVVFVPESTLSTKLARSLQPASVPHEDATFNVSRSALLVAALIQSPELLLAATEDRLHQSYRASAMPETDVLIRMLRDAGLAAVVSGAGPSLLVLGSDPAQRLFAASLVDEHSVSTWRALMLAVDLKGATVVPHPVETTSVPPS
- a CDS encoding L-threonylcarbamoyladenylate synthase, whose protein sequence is MASLYDCAVDAELLTGMRLARGAIARGELVVIPTDTVYGIAADAFDALAVQRLLDAKGRSRQSPPPVLVKGPATLQALTETVPDLVQPLIDEFWPGGLTVILRAQPSLVWDLGETRGTVALRMPSNKLVLELLEETGPLAVSSANKTGLPAATTAAEAREMLGDSVEIYLDGGTVGTGYERRPGANSGSTIVDATAADEGVLRIVRHGVISDDEIRRVAGNDVVV
- the thrC gene encoding threonine synthase, producing the protein MAHQWQGVLREYADRLDVTEATPIITLGEGGTPLIPAQALSDRTGARVFVKYEGMNPTGSFKDRGMTMAISKAVEHGAKAVICASTGNTSASAAAYAAHAGITAAVLVPEGKIAMGKLSQAVAHNGQLLQIQGNFDDCLDIARDLARNYPVHLVNSVNNDRIEGQKTGAFEVVDVLGDAPDFHFLPVGNAGNYTAYTRGYREDLEANRTTKLPRMFGFQAAGSAPIVGGSVVKHPETIASAIRIGNPASWQFALEARELTDGYFGAIEDAAILDAQRILSQEVGIFVEPASAISVAGLLERADAGQIPKGATVVLTVTGHGLKDPQWALKRADGSEVTPTVVAVDTDEVAGVLGLVRATR
- a CDS encoding homoserine dehydrogenase, which codes for MIEYRNVRVALLGAGSVGSQVARLLLEHGGELAGRAGAGLELTGIAVRDLDARRDVDLPRELFTTDAESLILGADIVVELIGGIEPARSLVLQALASGADVVTGNKALLASHGPELFDAAEQVGAQLYYEAAVAGAIPIIRPLRESLAGDRIQRIMGIVNGTTNFILDRMDTLGESLEAALERATALGYAEADPTADIEGYDAAQKATILASLAFHTTVPLVAVHREGITGVTQEQVVAARKAGYVVKLLAICERLVDDEGVDGVAARVHPALVPLGHPLAAVHGAKNAVFVEAEAAGDLMFYGAGAGGVETASAVLGDLVSAARRHVIGGPGLAESNRANLRVLPMAEVSTRYQITLDVADQPGVLATVAGLLAQHDVSVETVEQTAGVTREAGGQATATLIIGTHRARESALAATVADLTTTAVVFSVTSVLRVEGA